In the Arachis stenosperma cultivar V10309 chromosome 8, arast.V10309.gnm1.PFL2, whole genome shotgun sequence genome, ATATGTCTGAGACCTTTGGCCTCACTGTCAACAGGAAAGTTCCACTTTATCTTCAACCGATAATGCCGCGTTGCGATATTTAAAGTTGAAATACTTGCATGttcttaaaatatattttgtgtgttttttgtaAATTAggttaaaaaatatatgttacTCTCTTTGTTTTTAGTTAAGTGTTATATTTTAAACGATGGTGCTTGTATTAAGAAAATAATTGAAAtatattagaataataaaaattaaaagataatttattCTCTTTTGTTAATTACCTTGATAGGAATAATTATTCTACTAATCATTCACTACTACTTTTCtaataaaatactaataataattaatttaattttaatatactaccaatttaaaataattttatacgatgtatattaaattatataatattatatcgataaaaataataattttttatattaaatatataaataattatttaaaaaaataaatatttaattaaacgaTTGTATAAATTATACTAtcaatacatcaaaattatactttttaactttttatctaAGAGGAGCTCAGCTCCAAAGCAGAAAACCCAAGGACAAGAGAAAAACATAAGccacaaaaaaacaaaaaaaaaaggaaaggaaaagaagaaaacaacccCATTCTATAATCAGCTCTAAGCACATGCAAACTTAAATATTTGTTGTTCCTCACTTTCCACATGCAAACTTATTTGTTGAAAACATCCAAGTGCATCACCCGGCCACACCCACGTAAGATTTCTATTAATAGTtcaaatttaaaagaataatcTATCAATAAGTTAGTCactttttcataaaattaaaaaaaatctaaaatttattaatttatttgttatttctaATAACatgtcattttaaaaaaaaaactacatttttattttcaaaacacATTAGCATTCTCTAACAAAATTAGGTATTCAGTCTCATTCacattttacataaaaaaaaaaaaaacagacaTCGGCCAAACACTATCAAAGTTTATTGTCGTTTTGAAaccatataatatatattgcaGCGTTTAAAGTGCTGCCATTGTAGAGGGCCATTGAAGTTCGCTATCACACTATAGTCCAAATTCATGTTATCtggttattaattaatttttaattgttcACATGTAtgctagtatatatatatatacattttttttaaagaattaaaataacaaaaattactAACAGTCTTATTAAATATATGTGGCACATGATTTCTTCGTTTCTTTAATTTACTAGCccactaaaatttttaaatagtaaTAATTGATTAAAGCTATGCATTATTTATCGCATGAAAACAAAAgtatttcatatatatattgaaaattagtcactaaataTATCTATCACTATgttgtatatatttatatataaaaattttttatatttttttaactaaatattagctactagaataattaaatatatcatAGTTGATAAAATAATCATATTTATAATAGgcaaataatcaaatttatttattattaaaatatttttataaaatactaAATACATATTTCTATATACAGTGGTTGACAAAATTTTAATGAGTAAGTATAAGAAATTTTGTCATCATGTCTaccataaaaaacaaaattatggGGATCAAAATGTCAAAGCGGTCAACATCCACAAATGAATTTGACTTGAATGTTAGGTATTTCAACATCATCTTGAgcattatattaattaagagaTGTCAACTTTGCACTGCTAGGCAcacacaaaaacaaaaaattacaatGGAACTTGTTCTATCATCAATTCTAGAGAAATTGCAACATCAACCAAATTCAACCCTCTCTACCATATGTTTCATAATCATAAGTATCTTGTGTATTGTTAAGTTCACAAGAAGAAACAACGAGATCAATAACCTTCCACCATCTCCACCAAAGCTACCATTAATTGAAAACCTTCATCAACTAGGAACACTTCCACACCAATCTTTAAAGGCACTTTCTAAAAAATATGGCCCTCTTTTGTTGCTTCAATTAGGGCAAACTCAAGCCCTAGTTGTCTCTTCAGCAGAACTTGTTGAAGAAATAGCAAAATCACATGATGTTGCTTTCTCCAATAGAGCAAACAATAAAGCTGCAAGGGTTTTCTTCTATCAATGCAACGAGGTTGGTTTTGCACCCTATGGAGAGGAATGGAGAAAAAAGAGGAAGCTCTGTGTTCTTGAGCTTCTAAGCACAAATAGGGTAAGAGTTATGATACACAAAAACTTCATTCttattcaaaatatatttataattattttattttatttatattttatttgttacaTATAAGAGAAACAAAAGAATATTTTGGTAATGTTATCCCAtcacttttttcaaaaatttatgcgaataaaaagatatatataaataGTTATCTCTTTAAGATACCTCTTTAGACATGAATCTCTTTTGAGTTTACGTGAGTTTTGTTGTAtagacttttttttattaatcttatgttaaattttttataacaagGACTGAACTCTAGACGTTTGAATCATAAAAATTCTCACATTATATAACTTTCACGTAGGCTTTTTTTCAGGTCATATAAATTTTGATGCTGTGATATCACAAACATAAAATTATCtctccaaaaaattttaattaataaaaaaatacataaacaattatatttttaaaacgtccatataaattttttattaagatgtgtgtcaattttttatataagctttttttttgttttattagtgttataatttttttatttttaaagttaatAAGGATCAATTATAGAGCTTTAAATAATTAAAGGTCTAATGTCAtattatgaatttattttttaaaacatttaaTTAAGCTGAAATGAAGAAGTATATATCTAATTATATatctaatattttattccatatatatatatatatatatattcttatttGAATTCGTATTTGTCAAACATAGGTAAAGTCCTTTCAACCCATTAGAGAAAATGAAGTATCAATGATGATTAACTCCGTATATGAAGCTTGTGCAAAAGGGTTGTCAGTGAATTTATCTAAGATGATTATTGCAACATCAACAAACATATCTAGTAGGTGCATTTTCGGGCTAAGGTTCGAAACCAGTGATGATGGTAGAAAAAGCATTGCTAAGGTTGTGAGAAAGATGATGTCACAATTAACAACACTTGGAGTTGGAGATTTGTTCCCTTCATTGGATTGGGTTGATGTTTTTACAGGTTTCATGTCAAGATTAAAAGTTACTTTTGCTGAATTAGATGCGTTTTTAGAAGAGGTTATTGAAGAGCataagagaaagaaaaattgtgatgataataataaagaTTTCGTTGATGTACTTCTTCAACTTCAAGAGAGGGACATGCTTGAGTTTGAGCTCAATGGAGATACCATGAAATCACTCCTCTTGGTTTGGTTTCAAttctctctttcttctattaccatatatatatatatatatatatatatatgattatttgTACTTTAAAAGATGAAAACGCTGACATATGTACCCACACTAAATCGAAACTAAATTTGTATTCATACAAGATGTCCTCCGTGTGACAAAAATACCTGTTTTTGGAGGATTGAAGTGTCACGTAGGATACTTTTgtcacacaaaaaaaattttacgtGGGTACAAACTTAACTTCGATCTAATATGGATACATATGTTagtattttcatcttttataAATACAAATAGTCATTTATTCGacataataataaatacatttggacaaaataataaaatcctTACCGTCCATGATTTATGTGCTCCCCATCCCCCACAAATGAAATTATTTCTCATTCTAACATATTGTCTTTTTCCAAAATATGTTATCATTTTTCTTacagaaaaataattattagataaaaataaagtatGTATTAAGCACAGTTTAATTT is a window encoding:
- the LOC130946231 gene encoding cytochrome P450 71A1-like: MELVLSSILEKLQHQPNSTLSTICFIIISILCIVKFTRRNNEINNLPPSPPKLPLIENLHQLGTLPHQSLKALSKKYGPLLLLQLGQTQALVVSSAELVEEIAKSHDVAFSNRANNKAARVFFYQCNEVGFAPYGEEWRKKRKLCVLELLSTNRVKSFQPIRENEVSMMINSVYEACAKGLSVNLSKMIIATSTNISSRCIFGLRFETSDDGRKSIAKVVRKMMSQLTTLGVGDLFPSLDWVDVFTGFMSRLKVTFAELDAFLEEVIEEHKRKKNCDDNNKDFVDVLLQLQERDMLEFELNGDTMKSLLLDLFVGGSDTVSTTIEWAFAELANNPKIMKKVQEEVRRIVGGKSMIKENDLNQMKYMKCVIKETLRLHPPGPLLIPRETANSVKIKGYHIPKKVTVYINSYAIHRDPKLWDNAEEFIPERFEGNQQVDYKVKDFQLIPFGFGRRGCPGISFGVASFEYMMANLLYWFDWKVPNNNNNNNSALIDMSEFNGLSVTKKQPLYLEPMPYLIC